ataataagaaaaataatattttgtaACAACTTGCAAAGTatcaaaaacaagtttatatataatttttaatattttttattcttcTAGTTTTCAAGCCTTAGATctgaacaaaaaaaattagaaaattcagAAAATGTAAACGACTTACAGAACTCCTTAAATTAACTCAATACATATTACagtaaagaaaataatacttTCGTTACTTGCAAAAActttaaataaattttgaaatattaacTCTTTGTATCTCAAAGCGCGCTATATCTTGTCTTATTATGAGAAttaaactttcatgtttttgaattttgtttttgaattatTACTAATATATTCAAATTTTTAAAGCTTTCATGTTGTGAATTCCAGTcacttttttttggtttttttttttgtaggtgaacttaaaaaaaaaagaaggggggGAGGGATTCTAACAAAGAAATTAACAACACCATATGTATCTTAAAGGGAAAACTTTTTGATAGTTAAGACTTAAAGTAAATACTACCAGTTAAGGAAAGAGTGAAAGCAATCATCCAAAAATGATTTAATAGTCTACAATACATCGACCACAGGACAAAGATGTAATACGCGCCAAAGTGTTATAAAACTATTTTCACCTCAGTACCTACCAACCGAATACATACTTCTAAGCCACGCAGGGCAACAAATTCAATGCCACGATCCTTTCAAAATCCCTGCAGCCTTCCTCCTATATATGGTGTTGAGTTCCCTGTATAAAAACCTGTATCCGTTGGGGTGGTGataatataagaaaataaagATACTAAATTTTGCCCTGTATATATGGATTTTAATGTGACAAGATCAGGTCATGGGCTGGTTCCACCTTCACAGCCAACACCATCTGCTGAAGTTCTTGATCTCTCAGTTATTGATAGACAGCCAGTCCTACGTTGTAATGCTCGAACCCTGCATGTATTCAGCCATGCAAGTGCAGctacagcagcagcagcagccagTCCAGCTCAAGTCATTCGACAGGCTTTTGCCAAGGCATTGGTCCCTTATTATCCTTTGGCTGGAAGGCTGAAATTAGGTTCGACCGACCACACCAGGCTTCAGATTGAGTGTTCTGGAGAAGGGATTTGGATGGTGGAGGCTAAAGCTGATCGTAGCCTTGCagaattggattattttgaaaATGTGATGTCCATTCCCGGTGATGCAGTTGATCGACTTCtaccacctcctcctcctccagcTGATGGTCTAGATCCACTCGTCCTAGTGCAGgtaatttaattgcaaatgaaGTTTAATCAAGAAATTAATTAGGGATCCAAATGAAATTCATCAGGTTAAGGAAGAGAAATATGATTGAGAAAccaatttgaaaatattttcttttttttctactgaaacactttttgggtttttttttttttattactgcCACCATTTCCAGATAACACAATTTTCATGCAACGGGTTCGTGATGGGCCTGACATTCTGCCACGCAATTTGTGATGGGCTGGGAGCTGCACAATTCGTGAAAGCAGTAGGTGAGATGGCCAGAGGAGCCGAGAAGCCCAGCATCACACCATCATGGAACAGGGACTTGATCCAATCTCCATCACTTGAAGCTTATCTCAAATCATTCCCCAGCATCCTGTCACCCCTTCCCCCACCCATTCCTCCATACCAATTGGAACATGTTACCTTAGACATTCCTTTGGATGAAATCAATaggcaaaaacaaaaattccGATATCAAACAAACGGCCAAAAATGCTCCGCCTTCGACATAGTAGCAGCCAATTTTTGGAGGCATCGAACGCGAGCCATTAGCGACAGCTTGAAGGAGAACGACGAATTGAAACTCGTCTTTTTTGCAAATTGTCGTTACCACTTGAGCCAACCCCTTCCCCGAGGCTTTTACGGTAACTGTTTTTTCCCAGTTACCGTTACAGCCTCGTGTGGGATGCTCAAACGGGCATCCATGGTCCATGTGGTGAAAAATATTCAAGAGGCCAAGGCCGGTCTAGCAAGCGAATTTGCCAAGTGGATGAATGGTGGGGGCCAGGATGTGGACCCCTTCTTACCCCCTCCTCTCTATACAACATTGTTCCTTTCGGAGTGGGGCCGGCTTGGTTTTAACGAAGTTGATTATGGATGGGGCCCCCCTGTCCAGGTTGTTCCGATACAGGGCTCCGGCGTCATTCCAGTTGGCATTGTGGGCTCCTTACCTTCTTCCCAGGGACCAGGCATCCGGCTTATGACGTGGTGCGTCGAGAAGGCCCATCTCCAGCCCCTGGCTAACTGGCCCACGGGCCTGGATGACTAATGGAGATTAATCAAAATGTTAATGCCCCTTGTACTGAAATGATTATAAACGTACGGCACCGGATTAAAAAAAGTGACCATAACTCTTCAACTTTGGGTCTGGGTGAAAAAAAGTCGGTTGGTTTCTAGGGCATGGGCCcataatcaagaaataatttcactccatttgtGGAAAGGAAATTCAGATGGACAACCTTTTTGTGTCGCTCCTCAATTAGTTAAATGATGGGGTATTCGTTTTACCTAATAAAGGTTGGTGAATGTTTTATTGGAAATTATTGGTCCATAATCATGTGAAAAGAACGCCTGTAAAATGGATGATGTTAAGACCTTTTGGCCGGTACATTGAATGAGTCAAGTGTTGAATGCAACGGACCAAGCTAGCCCCTTTTAGCAAGACAAAGATGCAActcctcctcctttttttttcgtgTTTTCCTTTTCCATGCCTTGTTTGGAATTGCAAATGTTTGTGGAAAAATGTCGGGAGTTTTTAGGAAATACTGTCGACGCATTTTTAAATTATCTTTTTACTTTATACACAttatattttaaacaaaatactattatttctacaaaaactctcgaaaagttcaagaaaatgcaatccaaacggtTTTAACTAGTTTTAAACACTCGTAAAGCATACTCCTATGTTGTTTCCTTTAACAGCCATGATGTAGATATGTTTACTACTTGAGGTTATTAGTGTCAAGCATAAACTCCCAAACCACTTTCTTCCCCCTCTTCTTGGTTGTACCTGCATCTAAAAGCTGCATATAAGTGTATGCTGTACAGAGGGAAAATGGAAGCTCATCGAATGAACCAGGACCAGCATACCGATGCTATTCATTTATACTGTTGATTCTTGAGATCAGTTAATGGGATGAAACATCGAAGGAACTTTCGTTAAATCTTTCTAGAACCATGGAAGCGAAGCTGGATAACGTTGACCACAAATGTTAATAATGTTATACTGATTAAATGCAGGAAATGACTTGGAAGAAGAGAATTGTCTTTTCCCTTAACTTTTATTGATTGAAGATGACCTTTTTTCAGTTGCCACTAGAATCGTAGACAAAAAGCAAATGATCTCATCTTTGTTGGCTTTTCCACCTTTAAGTGAAAAGTAAAGCCGACCAAGTAACATCagtaataaaaaatgaataaatcaAGAGGTCTGAGGTGCCATTTTCTGATTATGTtttatcgaaaaaaaaaaaaaattgaccatcATCTTGTAACGCGCATGAAGATATGGatcattttttttgtaattctgtttataagggaaaaaaagaaaaagaaaattcatcatTGAAAATTTGGTTGGAAATTTAAAACCAACTTTTGGGGAGAGTAATCTGTAGTCAAATACACATCAATCATCAATCCTAGCCTTAGTAGAATCATACTTTTTAAACTAAAAGGGCTTTAAATATTAGTAAAGagtgaataaaaaaaaatctgaaatcaACTCTTCGACCTTGgttggattgtattttttttgtcGAGATTTCGGAAAAAAATTATcctattattttttgaaattttgatgtatgcaaagaaaaaaaattgatttttttaaaaatttttggtgaaagaAAAAGTTGATTTGGATATGTATTACAGAAatgtttccttcttttttttttcggccaAGAAATGACCCTCAAAACCAGCTCTTAGCTTCAAGAAACTGCCATAACCAGCTGATCTCGGTTAGGTATGACCAAAGCCGGGCCTGCTTTTGCTTGCAATGGGCACTCGATGATAACAACTCTTGTTCTTCTCGAATTTGGCTGGCCTACATCTTTTGGCCGATTGTGGAAAATCCTCAGCCGACAAAGAAATGGATGGTCTGGATACGTTTTACTAAATTTTCATGACTACGAAGTACTTTTGGAAAAATGAACGCAATCCCTTTCATTTATAGGGAACAGAAATTGCAGATAGTTTGAATTTACAGGTTGTCTGGGGTTAAATTAAATCATGTATGCATTGTTGAGGTCTCTGAGATTTTGACTGATAAGCCGTTCATGTTTTGGAAGAGGGACTCCGCAGGCTAACGAAATTTGATCACAGGTCCAAAAGTTGGCCGAGCAAAAGAGTGGGAGAAAAAAGTGTCCTCACATTTCCCGTGTCTTTATATTTCGAATTTTTGTCATGCTGGTAATTTGGAGGCTTATTTAAAACAGCTAACGATGACAACCGTCCCCACCATTTACTTAGTCATTATTAGTTTTGGGTCATGGAAGGGACCcaaaatttttcctttgttccaATCTCATTattagatttaattttttttttttgtcttcgtTATCTTTTGAAAGTTTGTATATGACAAAATCTCGTCTGAATCGCCATTTGTCAGGACTCTTGGCCGTAAGTTCCTCTAGACCACTCATGTAATTAGTGGCAGAGAGTAATTAAAATTATAAATAGTTGGGGAACCACTCTGTAATTTTATCAAGTCAGAATGATAAAATTACTTTCTCCTCCTTACTTGTTCATTTGCTCCAACTGAATTGTTTGGGGAAATCAACAACAGAAGGATGAATCTCAATCCCAGCACTTGCCATTGCAGATTATCACACACCCTTTTGAGTGTTTGAAGGGCTCTAATTATCACCTACTAACCTCCTGGTACTTCATTCCGTTTAATACGTACATAAAAACTTTTGACAATAAGTTGCTACCAGGCTTTTCGGCGTTGACAGggccttcttcttttttcttttttttttttgggtaagagTTGACATGGCCTTTTGAAACAAAGGAATCTATCAATTAATCCAGCATGCTTTGCAGTTTAGTAAGGGCGACTAACTTAAAAGTCGTCCGAGCCATGTGCTCTTTTTGAGGACTAAACGAATGGTAGATAAATTTACTGGCAAGAGGACAAGGATTTCTTCAGATGCCTCCTTCTAGGCTAGCTTTTGATTACGAGAACAATTTAGGGTAGATTTGTAAGTGGAATGGTTGGATTAACCTTCATCGTTGTCGAGATGAACTTCAGCTGCCCTCTATATTTGACTTTGGTAATACGGTAGGAAATTTCCGGaatacttatatatatatatgtatgtatatgtgtgtatgtgtatGTATCCTTCCGCAATTATAAGACTGCTGACTTCCAAGTTCCAATAATTCATACATGAACGGTTCCAATTATTCATACCTGGGATGAGAATTATCGTGCCATGCAAGAAATATACTACTACAAAATAGTACGGATTTAATTCATTTGTCTGTTCTAGAAATATTATTGTACTGCCTTTTTCTAATTATTTacttcttcttctctctttttgtctccATTAATTTATTCTCGGGTTGAAATGATCATCAAGCGAAATACAAACCCTTGACAGATATGTAAAAATCAGCTTAatgaaaaaccagaaaattattCGGACTTCTCCTCGGTCCAATATacgtatgtatatatataccaATCATACAACCCAGCTTGTATTTCTTGATTCCTGCAAGCTGGAACATGTGATGCACGTTTTGTCCTAGCACCTCCTGCAGTTCCACTTTTCCTTTTTGTTAATGGTGATGTAGTATCATGTACCCCCCACTATGACAAATCTTCATTCTGGATCTTTAATCTGATTTCTTTCCTAAGTATCGTTGTAAAAATTCATGCGCCAACATAAATTGGCTCAGTTGACAAGTACGAGTTACTTTCTTACGAAAGATCATTTGTTTAAATTTCACCGTGAATATTATGTTGGTAGATAATTTGTAAAAACATCTATAGACAACATGTGATCTCGAAATCATGCTCTGACTTGCGTTGATGACCAGAGCCGAATTCATCCAAACAACATTTTATtacagataaaaaaaaaaaaaaaaagtgtaaaagTTCTTGTGGGGAAGCTGCGGGCCACCAGGAACATTCGTCCTGTCTGCCACAAACAATATGGTAtgcatatttatttatttttccttttccaaccAGGGAGAAGCTTATATGGATAAGTAcgaaatgcatgaaaattatAGATTGAAAACTGCATTTTATTCAAAGTCACGTCCACCTAAAACAGCCATTACCCAGTCGTATTAGCATATCAACTTCCAATCTACAATATGGATAGCCAAATTTTGCTAAATAATATTCCGCTTCTATCATATAACACATTTCTCAATTCatcttttaatatttttttattttacatacatcacaatcaccaaaaaaaaaaatgttacagtaattatttcaaataataatactctatccaaacacacttagCTTCGCTtagatagatttttttttttgagcgtGTTTAGAAAATTATTACTGTACTCATTTCTACAAATGTGAATGTGGCATAGAAGAATAGTTAAAATATGTGTTCGaaattaatttcttaaaaacatGAAGAAACAACCCAAATCTCTTATTAATTAATGTAGAAAAACATTTCTTGCTATCGCATGGGTGCCCTTTTTGTTGGAGAGAACATGCATAATTTTGTGCTTTACAAGTGGGCTTTGACGTCTGTCCCACACTTCCCTACTTAAAGCAATGCAAAGGAGTTACGTACATCTTCATCCATTAACAGAATGATATGACAGCATGCATTTCCACgcttttctatatatatatatagaattaATTTATTAAAAGCCCAATAAttaattctttttcctttttattcctGTACAATGATTTTGCTCATTTGCCTCTTGTTCTCTCACAATAAAGCTCATGCACTCCCTATATCTAAACAAACTATAAGCTGATAGAGGTTTGCCTTTAATGATTAATCATTCATGCACATCAAGGATCTTTAGTACTGATTAAGATTATGCTGTCTTATCCactaaagaaatttgaaaaaaaaaaatgcgtgTGAACGCTCGCTGGCTCAATGATATGTTCGTGCAATGGACCTTTTAAGAAAGACTTTCATTATCAAATGGAGAATTATTGAAGCCTTAACCACTCCACAAGAAAAGTGATTTCACCTTCGAATCTTCAACAAATGtcccgtttggattgctattttttgaaaaaatatattgtaaagAGTTTTGATGCAGTATTTGACATAAACAGATAACTGAAAGATGTGTTGACAAAAAACGTAAAAATTACATGTGTGTGTTTCTTCTTAAACAAGGAAAAAATTTCATGGCAAGAGATACGCGGTAGAAatttcaagttgatcaattatTAGCCACGTAAAGTTTTTACCTTGCATCAGAAGCAGCTAGGTGTTATATAGTGATGAGACTTTAATTAATTTCTAATGTTTTACGTTGACTTTTATCCCAATTAATTACCAGACTGATTAAGCCCTCCCGAtatgttaattaattaatttcatgCGAATACAATACTCTCATATCATCAGTCATCACCAAATATTTTCATTGTCAATACTCTGCAAAGACTTTTTATCATGGTTGACCACAAGCTGCTGGGGATTTGCAAATGTATTATACCACTAATTCATTTAATTCCCCGTTATGAAAtctaaattttaaaaagaacAAGTCTAAGAAgatattttactttttgttctttaactctaaaaaaaaaaaaaaaaaactctaaaatCACCATGTGTAAAAAAGGCATTACTTCAGGGGAAATCTATGAACTCAATCATGACTTCTTGCATGCCATTACCAATTTacttagttaaaaaaaaaaaaaaaaaaactgtaatGGCAAGTTGAGGTATATATGCAGACACAATAATTTTGCTAACAGTTGTTGATTGGGCCTACGCGGCGCGGGATATCGAAATTCTTTGAACTTTTTAACAATTCTCTTCTAAACTCAGGAATTAGGCACGAAAGCACGTATAATGATATACATATTGATTAGTCAACATTGACCAAGTTATTTGAGGTTACTCCggtcaaaaaaagaagaagaagctaTTTGAGGTTACATCTATATCTATCCCATACAAATTTAGGGTCCGTTCGCGTTGTTActttctgaattttttgtaaaaaaatgtattgtaaatatttgatgtatgtgagatatataattaaaaaaaatgttcatAAAAAGcgtaaaattttttgaagaaaaatggctttCCCATGCAAATTATTATTAAGTAGGCGGATAATTCGGAATTTATTCAGATATACAACACGTGCTGCACATAAACatggaaatatatatatatatatatgtatataagatATATTTGTCCCTTAATACAGATATAGAACCAAAGCATGTGTATAGAATAGAGGTCTATATGTAAATCCTACAAACAATTTGATATTAGATATTTAGATGCACTATTAGATTAGTTTAAGTACTTGAATGCTTGATTCGTGTAAACTACAAAATGAGACGCATTAATTCTTGCTAATTTTCAACCACCATGCGATCATGTGACTGTTTGGATACTATCATCCGCCAAAATAATTGGTTGAAAATAAATATGttcttaattatttttaaaaaaaaatttcgaatcatatttttatctcacatacattacatcataaaaaaatattatttttttaaaaaaaactcaaataacATCCTATTCAAACAAGCAACAAGGCTCCCAAGTCCCGTCTTTGTAGAGACCAAATCAATAGTATACAATATGTAGGATGGCATTTCTTCGTTTTTGGGGCAAGGAATGGCGTTTTTGGTAAACACTCCTatattgaatgatttccaattAAGAATGTATGAGATATTATTATTATACATGTTCAACAACTTCTAGCTCCTAGAGATGGAAATTGACAGTATAATACAAATTATTAGCAGATAGGAGCATGCAAgaccaaatttaatttttttttttcccggaTGAAGGAGCACGCAAGACTTTAATTCTAGTATATcctaaagcaaaaaaaaaaagaaaaaagaaaaatagcaacAATAAAATCAAAGTCAGAGAGACAAAAATTGTCAGGAAATATTTTATTTAGGATGACCTGTACAATGGCAACTTGGCATGTGATTTCTTCTTTTgagaaaccaagagagagaggagaCCTTCCCTGGGCTCGTATTCCATTCccaccaaaaggaaaaaaaaaaaaacaaaaaacgaTTACTAGTAATACCACAACGACTAATCAAATCAAAGTCTGCCAACGCTGCAGTTTCCAAGCACTGCGCTCTCTCAAGTTTCTCTATAGAGTGTGCGACCAAACCCAAAACTCATTCAAACTTCTCAATCTTCAATCCGACCATATATATTTTACTCATCATCTCTCTCTGCCTCTTCAACTAGTACTATATTTTATTCACCACAGGAGAAGCCTTTAGCCCATCCTCGGCTGCTTCTtcaagaaaaataggaaaaagaaaaaaggtgacccccccccccccccccagaaacacacacaaacacacattattaatgggtttgtttggacaaagaaaatttgcaagatttatttcagattttgttttgcttgcatcatacacacaatttccaatcacctttttatctcacatacatcacatcacaaaaagtactacagtaactggatcaaataaatcatccaaataaattcttatccaaacaaactcatgattccttcttcatttttcctaaCCATAGCCACCTCCAGCCATCTTCCTCCTCCATCCCATTTCTGGTTGGATAGCTCATTAGTCAGATGGGATTGTTTCTGACAGCAAGAATCAGCAAAGCATTCATCCTTCTTTGCTGTCTGCTGGCCATTTCTGAAGCTGATAAACTCAAAACTTTTAGTAAACAGTATGGGAACACCTTTAATCAGACTGACGGTGAGTCCTTCATGGTTGAAGCGCCAGCAATGATCAGCAATGGAGCCCTTCAGGTAACCCCTGATAGCCTATCAGATGACTTCAGCAAAGCAAATAAATCAGGAAGAATCCTCCTGAAACAGTCCTTTAAGCTGTGGAAAGATGGTGATGACATCTCATCCAATGAAACCAGGGTTGCCTCTTTCAACTCCTCATTTCTTGTCAACCTGTATCCGGTTAATAATTCGTCAGGTGAAGGCCTCACATTCTTGATTGCTCCCGGCCTGGATTTGCCTCCACCCAACAGTTTTGGCCAGTTTCTTGGCTTGACAAATGCTACAACTGATGGAAACTCCAGCAACAAAATAGTTGCGGTCGAGCTCGATACATTCAAGCAAGACTTTGATCCTGATAACAATCATGTAGGCCTCGATATTAATGGTGTCCGATCTAATATATCTGCATCCTTGACGCCCCGTGGCATAACTCTTGTTCCACCTGCTCCTAAAGCAAGCTTCCATAACGTATGGGTAGAATATGATGGGGTCAAGAAGATCATTGAAGTCTACATTGCAGAACAAGAAACACAAAAGGGGCCGACCCCTCCTCACCCGAGCTCACCTATAATAAGATCGCATCTTGACTTGAGGGAGGTTCTGAATCAGAATTCCTATTTCGGGTTCTCTGCTTCTACTGGGAACACTGCTGAGCTCAACTGTGTACTGCGTTGGAATTTAACAATTGAGTACTATCATGAAGAAAACCAATGGCTGAGGATTGTTCTTGGGGCCGGAGTACCAGGGCTGGTGCTGCTGCTGGTGGGGGCAGCTTGGTTGGGATACTATTTCCATAAAAGGCGAGTCGAACGATCGAAATCAAACATTCTTGGAGCGCTCAAGAGCCTGCCTGGAAGTCCGAAGGAGTATGAGTTTAAAGAATTGAACAAGGCTACCAATAGTTTTGATGAGAAACACAAGCTTGGACAAGGGGGTTACGGTGTTGTGTACAAAGGATTCTTGACCAGTGAAAATTTGGAAATTGCTGTTAAGTGGTTTTTGAGGGATAACATCAAGGGTCAAGATGATTTTCTTGCTGAGCTTACTATAATTAATCGTCTTCGGCATAAGCATCTTGTTAAATTGCTAGGTATGTCTTTCGCACCTTTGCTTAATTATGCATCAATATTGCATTTAACTTGCATCTTTGTCTATTGGCCTCATGACAACATTGATTTAAGCTGCTTTTGAGAATCTTACTCATGTTTCATCCTTCCATTGATGCATTACTTTTTTCATGGATGCTAATAGATACTTGATCGCTTCGATGTAGATGTATAATAATTGTTCCCGACTGCTGATTGTCAACTTCAATGGGATTAAAACTATTCCATGCTTTTTGATTTCTTATACTGCTGATTATTGTACAGAACAAGTTTAGTGAACTGCTTTAGATAAGTGTCTGAGAGTTGTGGTTGATGAAGTTTGTTCACTAATCTAATTTATCAGTCTCAATCTGATCAGTTCATGGTACAAATTAGTCAATTAATTTGTCTTCAAGACCGATAACTTGGACTACATCACAATGGATGGAATACAACTCAAGTGATAGAGACATCTTACTCATCCAATGAACTCTCtgtcctttcttttttttttttgaaaaaaaaaaaacttttcaaaggaAAGGGATTAGCGAAACTTCCCATAAGCTCTTCTTTTGGGTGATTTCAAGAATGTCTGCAAGGATTTGCATGCAGATATAAACTGATTAGAAATAGAGAGGGCTGGGGGATTTTGAAGTGGTTTTCATTTTTGGAATTGTTAGTATTGAATTTAGCCCTGTACCCAAGATTTCCCCTTCTACTTGGTATCCTTTCCATTTTATCT
This sequence is a window from Coffea eugenioides isolate CCC68of chromosome 7, Ceug_1.0, whole genome shotgun sequence. Protein-coding genes within it:
- the LOC113778525 gene encoding acyl transferase 4: MDFNVTRSGHGLVPPSQPTPSAEVLDLSVIDRQPVLRCNARTLHVFSHASAATAAAAASPAQVIRQAFAKALVPYYPLAGRLKLGSTDHTRLQIECSGEGIWMVEAKADRSLAELDYFENVMSIPGDAVDRLLPPPPPPADGLDPLVLVQITQFSCNGFVMGLTFCHAICDGLGAAQFVKAVGEMARGAEKPSITPSWNRDLIQSPSLEAYLKSFPSILSPLPPPIPPYQLEHVTLDIPLDEINRQKQKFRYQTNGQKCSAFDIVAANFWRHRTRAISDSLKENDELKLVFFANCRYHLSQPLPRGFYGNCFFPVTVTASCGMLKRASMVHVVKNIQEAKAGLASEFAKWMNGGGQDVDPFLPPPLYTTLFLSEWGRLGFNEVDYGWGPPVQVVPIQGSGVIPVGIVGSLPSSQGPGIRLMTWCVEKAHLQPLANWPTGLDD
- the LOC113777554 gene encoding probable L-type lectin-domain containing receptor kinase S.5, whose product is MGLFLTARISKAFILLCCLLAISEADKLKTFSKQYGNTFNQTDGESFMVEAPAMISNGALQVTPDSLSDDFSKANKSGRILLKQSFKLWKDGDDISSNETRVASFNSSFLVNLYPVNNSSGEGLTFLIAPGLDLPPPNSFGQFLGLTNATTDGNSSNKIVAVELDTFKQDFDPDNNHVGLDINGVRSNISASLTPRGITLVPPAPKASFHNVWVEYDGVKKIIEVYIAEQETQKGPTPPHPSSPIIRSHLDLREVLNQNSYFGFSASTGNTAELNCVLRWNLTIEYYHEENQWLRIVLGAGVPGLVLLLVGAAWLGYYFHKRRVERSKSNILGALKSLPGSPKEYEFKELNKATNSFDEKHKLGQGGYGVVYKGFLTSENLEIAVKWFLRDNIKGQDDFLAELTIINRLRHKHLVKLLGWCHKNGKLLLVYEYMPKGSLDQHLFVGQDKPTLSWNLRYKIVSGVASALHYLHNEYEQRVVHRDLKASNIMLDFNFNARLGDFGLARVLENEKTSYHEAEGIPGTIGYIAPECFHTGTATQQSDVYAFGAVLLEVACGQRPGTKIAGFNGLAEWVWFLHRDGLLLRAVDEKLGEDYVADEAERLLLLGLACSHPIASERPKTQAILQIISGSVPPPNVPAFKPAFVWPAMVPVDLDSRTTTGTTTSITTSHFNSEWSQQYLSRESHAGYTDHSMV